Sequence from the Clostridium botulinum genome:
CTTTAAGCGCAGTTTTAAGCACTTCCCTATCTTGCTTCCTTACATACCTATGAACATTCCATTCATTTAAGCATTTTTCCATATTCACACCTCCTATAATAAATATTACATTTTTAAACACAAGTTATTCATTCTTATTGTATTGTTTGAATAGCTGATTAGTATATACCGTAACCCCTGTAACTAGGATTCCCTGTATAGCTCCATTTATATTAAATCCTAATAAAAACATTGCTCCAACAATCCCAATAATCAATAAAATAAATGGAATAAATTTATTAGGAATACTCTCTGTACCCCTAATTACCATACCTACTATATACAATGCAGGTATTA
This genomic interval carries:
- a CDS encoding phage holin family protein, whose amino-acid sequence is MDFMTYISQNALILIPALYIVGMVIRGTESIPNKFIPFILLIIGIVGAMFLLGFNINGAIQGILVTGVTVYTNQLFKQYNKNE